One Drosophila kikkawai strain 14028-0561.14 chromosome 3L, DkikHiC1v2, whole genome shotgun sequence genomic window carries:
- the LOC138928425 gene encoding variant surface antigen E-like has product MSDALDDILLGMDFLCGIGATLLWGGQTLRLRPNDQRRPTTEPRSDQRRPTTEPRSDQRRPTTEPRSDQRREPRSNPRDQPAEPRSDQRREPRSNHEEPTTAHHSEPRSDQQSTPTESHSRHEESSPAHHSEPRSEQRSTSTESHSHHEEPSPAHHSEPRSAQRSTSTESHSNPDEEPPMAHHAEPRSDQRRTTTESHSTHAKKP; this is encoded by the coding sequence ATGTCGGACGCACTGGACGACATACTCCTGGGAATGGACTTCCTCTGTGGAATCGGAGCAACCCTGCTATGGGGCGGGCAGACCCTCCGACTGCGACCGAacgaccagcgaagaccaacaacagagccacgctctgaccagcgaagaccaacaacagagccacgctctgaccagcggagaccaacgacagagccacgctctgaccagcgaagggagccacgctccaaccCACGGGACCAGCccgcagagccacgctctgaccagcgaagggagccacgctccaaccACGAAGAGCCAACAACGGCACATcactcagagccacgctctgatcaGCAAAGCACACCGACGGAGTCACACTCCCGCCACGAAGAGTCATCCCCGGCACATcactcagagccacgctctgagcAACGAAGCACATCGACGGAGTCACACTCCCACCACGAAGAGCCATCCCCGGCACATcactcagagccacgctctgccCAGCGAAGCACATCgacggagtcacactccaacCCCGACGAAGAGCCACCAATGGCCCACCAtgcagagccacgctctgatcaGCGAAGGACGACaacggagtcacactccacccACGCCAAAAAGCCATAG